TTTGAGGCTCTGGTGTTTGGGGTTCCTCCTGAGTAGGCGGGTCTTCTTCAGTGTCCTCAACCGGAGGCATATCTTCCTGTGGTTCAACGGATTCGGGGCTATCTAAATCCTCCTGAGGCGGCGGGTCTTCTTCCTCTTCGGGTTTTTCCACAGCCATCCCTTCCGCTGAATCAATTTCTTCTTCAGAATCCAAAACCGGATGCTCAAGCTCCTGGGGTTGTTCATCTTCCAGCGTTTCAGCTTCCGTTGCCAGGCTGTCGCTCATTGCCAAAGAATCAGCCTCTTCATCCTTGGGAAAATTAAACTTTGTGCCATCAAAGAACCTGGTCACAAGGCTGCCATATTCGCCGTTGCGGTCAAGCTCCAAAACTTCGGAAAGATATGGTTTTGCGGCGGTTGTGTCGGGAAGCTCAAAGCTGTAAAACCATGCCAAACGGAAGGTTGCCTTCAGTCTGATGGGCGGATATTCCGAAGCTGCCAGCTCTTCCAACAGCGTCAGCATGGATTCAGGGTCACTTTCCGCCATGCCAAGCGCTTCTTCCATCAGCAATTCCTGCGCTTCCTCTTCCGGGTCAATCAGGCGCACCGTCTCGCCAGCCAGCATATCTTCCAGGGCATTTGTGTATTTATTTGTGGGATACTCAGTTAGCATATCCTGGTAAATGGCTTCCATACCTTCCACATCCGGCCCGATTTTATTGAGGATGGTGGCTTTGGAAAACAGCGCCAGAGGGATAAGTTCCCTGTCATAGCGCAGCAAAACCGCATCCAGGGAATCGAGGTTTTTTTGCACCTGCTCCAGTTCATTTTGAGCCGCGGTCAGCTCGCGTTGGAGAGCTTTTCTTTGGGCTTCAAGTTCGCGCTTGGCTTCCGCTTCGGCATCGATGATTGGCTCTTCTTCCGCCTCATCTTCTTCAACGCCAAGGCTATCCGGCTCAGAGCTTTCCGGCTCCAACAAATCAATCTCCGGCAGGTCTATTAAATCCAAAACAGGCTCGGTGTCAATCTCCAAACCTTCCGTCCTGGAAACCTCAGGCTTTTCAGGAACAACCGGCTCTTCCCCATCTTCAGCTTCAAGCTCAGGCTCAATTTCAATTTCCGGTTCCGGTTCCTCAATATCATCAACATCTTCCGGTTCCTGATGAAGTGGCACCGGTTCAGTGTCGATTTCCTCCTGCTCTCCCAAAAGTTCCTCAGACTCATCTAAATCCGTATCAGTGGGCTGAGGATTTTGAGGGATGGAATCATCGTCTTCTTCTATAATCGGTTGATTATCAGGCTCTTCCTCCGGCTCTTCCTCCGGCTCATCATCCGGTTCTGGCAAATCCTCAATTTCCGGGATTTCAGAATCCAGCTCTTCCAGAGGAGGCTCCAAAACCTCCAAATCTTCTTCGGTTGTTTCGGTTTCAATCAGCGGTTCAGGTTCAATCTCTTCCCCATCCAAATCAGTTTCCTGGATTTCCTCAGGCACTGCAAGACTATCTGGCACAACGGGTTCCGGTTCCGGCTCCGGTTCCGGTTCAGGCAAGGCTTGCAAAGCCAACTGCAGGGAATCCACAACCGCCTGCTGGGCTTCAAACTCAATCAAAACCGTGTCCCGCTTCGCCACAGCCAGTTCTTTGGAAGAAATCAAGCGGTCATACAAAACCAGAGCGGAATCCGGCATGGAAAACACGCTGAAATAGTTCTCGGCGGCGCTGATGCAATAATCCACGTAGGCCTGCAGATTGCTCTCCGGATTGAGCTGCACATTTGTTTTGAGTTGATTGATGGCGGTAGACCTTTGCTGACCCGGCTCTGCCAGCTCCGATGTGGAAAGCTCCGTGCGCACTCTGCCGTAGGCTGTGCCCGCTTTTTCCAGGTCCTGTTCCTCATAAAAATAGTATTCACCCAAGTGATATTGCGCCTCCGCGGAGCTTTGGGTGCGGGGATAGGTTTTCGCTATGCTCTCAATCTCCGCCAAACCCTTATCCGCTGCGCCTTCTGCCAAATAAAGCCTCGCCTGCAGAACCCGCGCCAGGGATTGCTTTTCGGGGCGGGTTTCATCTTTCAGAAGCTTTTTCAGGGTCTTTTTACACTGCTCATGTTCGCCAAGCATAAATTGGTTCATGGCAATGTAATAGCGCGCCTCCAGCTTCATTTGCTGGGTAATGCGCCGGTCTTTCACAATCTTTTGAAATTCTGCCAGCGAAGCCTGGTAATCCTTTTCAATATAATAGTTTTGCCCAAAAATGAAGAAGGCCTCGCGGTATTCCTCGGATTTGGGAAAATCCGTCAAAATCTTTTGCAGCCAATACTGCGCCTGGAGATAGTTTTTATCCTCAATGCTGAACTGTGCCAAATTCATCAAAGCCTTGGGGTGCAGCTTCTTATGCGTGGAATCCAACACAAATTCCTGCAAGGTTTTATAGGACTGTTCCTTCTGGTTGATGTCACGCAGCACCTTCGCCAGATAGATGTGAGATTCCCCCACAAAGGGGCTGTCTGGAAAACCCTTGATGATGGATTCGAACTGGTCTTTGGCTTGGAAAGCACTGTTACCTTTGTAATAAAGTGCCCTTGCCATGAGGAAAAGAGCGTCGTCGGTGCGGCTGTCATGTTTTTCATTGCTCAGGATGATGCCGCATTTTTTAATCGCTTTGGTATATTCCTCAACGGCTTGGTTATTTGGCCGCCCGTTCGCGTTCAGGGGTCGCGCCTGCGCCGCTTTGAAATATTTGCGGGCGTTATACAGCGTGTTCACCTGCGAACAGGAAGCCAGCGCCAGTGCCAGCAGTAGAAGCGTGAAAAGTTTTCTCATGATATCAGAGGCGCACACGGGGGAAATTTTGTCAATCTAAATCTGCATCCGCCATCTGAAGTTCACTCAAAATGGCGCCCGAACCCACCAATTCCGTGGCGGCGTTCACATCCGGATACATCACTCTATCCTCTGCCAAAGCGGGAACCTTTTTACGCAGCAGCGCCTTCACGCGCTCCAAAACTGGCGAACTGGGAATAGCTCTTTGGTCCAGCGCCTGGCAGGCAATCATCAGCTCAATCGCCAACACCGTTTTCACATTTTGCATCACCTGCAAAAGCTTGTTCGCGGAAACCGAGCCCATGGAAACGTGGTCTTCCTGGTTCGCGGAAGTGGGAATGCTGTCCACACTGGCTGGATGCGCCAAAACCTTGTTTTCGGAAATCAGCGCGGCGGCGGTGAGCTGCACAATCATGAAGCCGGAATCGATGCCGGGGCGTTTTGCCAAAAAAGCATTGAGTCCCCGGTTTAAAGAGGGATTGAGGATTTGCTCAACCCGGCGTTCAGAGATGGAGGCAAGCTCCGAAACGGCGATGGCGATGTTATCCAAAGCCAATGCCAGAGGCTCTCCGTGGAAGTTTCCACCGGAAATCACCTTGCCTTCATCCGGAAAAATGAGCGGATTATCCGTGGCGGAATTTATCTCAATTTCAAGAACCCCGCGCGCATAATTCAAGGCATCCCGCACGGCTCCATGAACCTGCGGAGTGCAGCGCAAACTGTAGGCATCCTGAACGTTGCCACAATCAATGTGAGATTCCCTCAATTTACTATTCTGCAACAGCTTGCACAGGTTGGCGGCGCTGGTTTTTTGCCCGGGATGAGGGCGCAGATTGTGGATCAGTGGGTCAAAAGCCTGCGGTGTGCCCATGAGGGCATCGATGCTGCAAGCTGCCGTCACATCTGCCTGTTGGCAAAGCCTTTGCGCTTCCAAAAGGCTCAAAACCCCCAAAGCCGCCATCACCTGGGTGCCGTTATTCAGCGCCAAACCTTCCTTCGCCTGCAGCTTGATGGGCTCCAAACCCGCTTTCCGCATGGCTTCCGCCCCGCTGGTATGTTTTCCTTCAAATTCTGCCTCGCCTTCGCCCAAAAGAGGCAAAACCAGGTGTGAAAGCGGGGAAAGGTCTCCACTGGCGCCAACCGAACCGCGCATCGGAATCAGGGGATGCACGCCCCGGTTCAGCATTTCCACCAAAGTTTGCAAGGTCTGCAAGCGAATGCCGGAATGTCCTTTTGCCAGCACATTGATGCGCAAAAGCATGATTGCCCGCACCTGGGCGGTGCTGAAAAGCGGACCGACATTGGTGGCATGGCTGCGAATCAGGTTCAACTGCAGTTCCGCGATATGCTCGGGCGGAACCGTGACCGTGCTGAACTTCCCAAAACCGGTGGTGAGCCCATAAATCACGTCTCCACGCTCGATTACCTTGTCCACATAGTCCCTGCATTTTTGCACTTTTGCCACACAATCCGCAGTCAATTCAATCCGAGCCTGCCCCAGGGCAATATCCTCAACCTGCTGCAAAGTCAGGCTGTTACCGTCAATCATTATCTTTTGCATGTGTTTCCTCTTGCTGACCCGCCAAAACTCTATTTTTGAGCCTTGAAAAGCGGGACGGGTTTTGTTCAAGCTTTTTGACTGGCGCTTTTTTGTCAAACCACTTGTGAGAAATCAAAAAAGCCCCGGGGATTCCGGGGCTTCATGCTTTCAAAGATTAGCGGTTTTATTTGATGATGACCATCTTTTTGCTTTGGATGAGGCTGGGCGTGATGAGTTTATAGAAATAAATCCCACTGCCGCAGGCTTTGCCACTGACATCCAATCCGTTCCAAACAAGCTCATGGCTGCCAGATGCAAGTTGCTGTGTTTTCAGAAGTTGTCCCCGGATATTATAGATGGTTAGGCTTCCAGTTTCGCCTTCCTTGATATCCACGCCGATGGTGGTGCCGGTCT
The window above is part of the Candidatus Cloacimonadota bacterium genome. Proteins encoded here:
- a CDS encoding tetratricopeptide repeat protein, with product MRKLFTLLLLALALASCSQVNTLYNARKYFKAAQARPLNANGRPNNQAVEEYTKAIKKCGIILSNEKHDSRTDDALFLMARALYYKGNSAFQAKDQFESIIKGFPDSPFVGESHIYLAKVLRDINQKEQSYKTLQEFVLDSTHKKLHPKALMNLAQFSIEDKNYLQAQYWLQKILTDFPKSEEYREAFFIFGQNYYIEKDYQASLAEFQKIVKDRRITQQMKLEARYYIAMNQFMLGEHEQCKKTLKKLLKDETRPEKQSLARVLQARLYLAEGAADKGLAEIESIAKTYPRTQSSAEAQYHLGEYYFYEEQDLEKAGTAYGRVRTELSTSELAEPGQQRSTAINQLKTNVQLNPESNLQAYVDYCISAAENYFSVFSMPDSALVLYDRLISSKELAVAKRDTVLIEFEAQQAVVDSLQLALQALPEPEPEPEPEPVVPDSLAVPEEIQETDLDGEEIEPEPLIETETTEEDLEVLEPPLEELDSEIPEIEDLPEPDDEPEEEPEEEPDNQPIIEEDDDSIPQNPQPTDTDLDESEELLGEQEEIDTEPVPLHQEPEDVDDIEEPEPEIEIEPELEAEDGEEPVVPEKPEVSRTEGLEIDTEPVLDLIDLPEIDLLEPESSEPDSLGVEEDEAEEEPIIDAEAEAKRELEAQRKALQRELTAAQNELEQVQKNLDSLDAVLLRYDRELIPLALFSKATILNKIGPDVEGMEAIYQDMLTEYPTNKYTNALEDMLAGETVRLIDPEEEAQELLMEEALGMAESDPESMLTLLEELAASEYPPIRLKATFRLAWFYSFELPDTTAAKPYLSEVLELDRNGEYGSLVTRFFDGTKFNFPKDEEADSLAMSDSLATEAETLEDEQPQELEHPVLDSEEEIDSAEGMAVEKPEEEEDPPPQEDLDSPESVEPQEDMPPVEDTEEDPPTQEEPQTPEPQKEETPIEGSPELDEPQEDTAPETVLETEIEDDVSPPVENEPEEEGGNPTDQEDGQTE
- the hutH gene encoding histidine ammonia-lyase; translation: MQKIMIDGNSLTLQQVEDIALGQARIELTADCVAKVQKCRDYVDKVIERGDVIYGLTTGFGKFSTVTVPPEHIAELQLNLIRSHATNVGPLFSTAQVRAIMLLRINVLAKGHSGIRLQTLQTLVEMLNRGVHPLIPMRGSVGASGDLSPLSHLVLPLLGEGEAEFEGKHTSGAEAMRKAGLEPIKLQAKEGLALNNGTQVMAALGVLSLLEAQRLCQQADVTAACSIDALMGTPQAFDPLIHNLRPHPGQKTSAANLCKLLQNSKLRESHIDCGNVQDAYSLRCTPQVHGAVRDALNYARGVLEIEINSATDNPLIFPDEGKVISGGNFHGEPLALALDNIAIAVSELASISERRVEQILNPSLNRGLNAFLAKRPGIDSGFMIVQLTAAALISENKVLAHPASVDSIPTSANQEDHVSMGSVSANKLLQVMQNVKTVLAIELMIACQALDQRAIPSSPVLERVKALLRKKVPALAEDRVMYPDVNAATELVGSGAILSELQMADADLD